A genomic segment from Torulaspora globosa chromosome 3, complete sequence encodes:
- the TSR2 gene encoding Tsr2p (ancestral locus Anc_4.314), with amino-acid sequence MSCNADDCFVEAAAEEPNLKFKDEKQQARFELGVSMMIYKWEALDVAVANNWGGPASAEKRDWITAIVVDLFKDGKYVDAAMVEETLLYAMIDEFDTNVEDESALPISSKIIEIYKQCRLQDYSTVEELYTGWLEKQNNAETSQSKVVVVQEDPLNPDVSSSEESAEEEDEQEQAEDAEDADVEMADSRPNQPVVDEDGFELVQKKGRR; translated from the coding sequence ATGAGCTGCAATGCTGACGATTGCTTTGTGGAGGCAGCCGCTGAAGAGCCAAatttgaagttcaaggacGAAAAACAGCAGGCCAGATTCGAGCTTGGCGTGTCAATGATGATTTACAAATGGGAAGCTTTGGACGTGGCTGTTGCGAACAACTGGGGTGGGCCAGCTTCGGCCGAGAAGCGGGATTGGATCACTGCGATTGTGGTGGATTTGTTCAAGGACGGAAAATACGTGGACGCAGCAATGGTCGAGGAAACGTTGCTCTACGCAATGATAGACGAGTTCGATACCAACGTGGAGGATGAATCTGCGCTGCCTATCTCGAGTAAGATAATTGAGATCTATAAGCAGTGCCGCCTGCAGGATTATTCTACGGTGGAGGAACTGTACACCGGGTGGTTGGAAAAACAGAACAATGCTGAAACATCGCAATCtaaggttgttgttgtGCAGGAGGATCCGCTTAACCCAGATGTGTCTTCTTCCGAGGAGTCTgcggaagaagaggacgaaCAAGAGCAGGCGGAGGATGCCGAGGATGCGGATGTTGAAATGGCCGACAGCCGCCCGAACCAGCCTGTGGTAGATGAGGATGGTTTCGAACTGGTTCAGAAGAAGGGGAGAAGGTGA